The Crocosphaera sp. UHCC 0190 genomic interval AAACAGTTGGTTTGTCGCATTTTTAACCTTGGGTGAAGGCTGGCATAATCTCCACCATGCCTTTCCATCATCAAGTCGCCATGGCATAACCATTTGTGCTGGACGGGTTGTCTATCTTCCAGACCCCACCTTTAGCTTCATTAAAATGCTTGAGTTTCTCAGGTTAGGGTCAAAGCTTAGAGTTCCCGTTGAAACCGACCTACTGGCCCGTGCTAAAAACCGACACTTTGAGGATTCAGGGTTGCCCGTCGCAGTAGAAACGGCCGTAAATTCTTAACTCATTTTTGACTCATAACAACTGTGCTGATTCTTTATCTAAGAATAAAGTCGCATCAGAATGTTGACGTAAAACCGAAGCAGGACAATGCTTAGAAATGCCCCCTTGTAGTATTTCTTTGATAATTTCTGCTTTGCTTTCTCCTGTGGCTAAACAGATGATTTTTTTAGCTGATAAAATAGTAGGAATAGTCACAGTAAAAGCATATTTCGGGACATTTTCAAAGTCTTTAAAATGTCCTTGATGTGCTTGAACCCAACGAGTTTGTTGATCAAGACGGACTAATTTAACCCAATGGGGATCATTAAAATTAGCTACTTGGGGTTCATTAAAGGCTAAATGTCCATTAACTCCTACCCCTAAACAACAGAGATCAATGGGATGTTTTTTCAGTAATTTTGTGTAGCGTTCGCATTCATCTAAAGGCTCTAAAGTATCCCCAATTAAATAATGAAAGACCTTGGGATTAATGCGTTTTTCAACCCTTTCATGGAGATAAAACCGAAAACTTGCCGCATCTTTTCCATCGATCCCTAAATATTCATCTAAATGAAATAAATTAATTCGTGACCAATCAATTTTTTGAGAAGCAATTAATTTATCCAAAAACTTAAGCTGAGAGTTTCCCGTCGCTAATAATATGGTTGCTTCACTTTTATGGTCTAAAATATTCTCTAAATATTCTTGTCCAATTTTTGCGGCTCCTATGGACAATTCTTCCTCAGTTTCATAGATCTGAGTGTTAAGGGAATCAACCATTAATAATTGATGAGATATCATAAAAAAATCATCCCAAATTAAACTTGAGGATCGATAGGTTTATCTGGCATATCTGGAGCAATTTTTACCTGTTTCAATGAGTAACCCTGTCTTTCAAGATGTTGAACAAATTGATCAGGGTTAGATTGAGAGCCATTATTCTCATTTGGCAGAGATTTTCTCTCTTTTTTTAACTTAGCTTTACGTCCCATAGTTTTAGTTTTCTACTGTACATTATTATAGCGTTTGTCTCCTCACCCCTTCACCACCTTAATCCAAGTCACCTTCCATCACCGTAGTAATAGCCATTTTCGCATTATCCCTAAATTCTTTCACGTCCACTCGTCCCAATAACCAAATAGCGACTAACAGACCGATCGCTTGGATCACAAAAACTAACCCATAGGACAAAACAGGAATCGAAAAGATCTCCTTCCCCACATTCAAAACGGCCCCGCCCAAAACCGTAGACAGTCCCCTGGCCATAGATTGAGCCAAACCCCAGGCCCCGATGAAGGTTCCGGCGGTTTCGGCTACCGTTAAATCTAACATTAAACTGGTGGCCCCGGCGGTGATCATTCCTGATGCTAAGCCAAAAAATAGTAACCCCGACTTCAGTAAACTTGGACTCTCCATGACACCAGCTAAAATAATTAAACTAAAACAAGCAGATGCGAGCAGACAACCAATTTTTGTGGTTCTTTGTTTTCCTAAACGGGGTATGACTAAAAACCCGGTTGACGCGATCCCGAAAAGGGTTCCTGTGCCAAAAAATGCGTTTAATTGAGTAGTTTCAGCAATACACATTCCAAATACTTCCCCCCCATAGGGTTCCATCACCGCATCTTGCATAAATAAGCTGAGGGTTAGTACCAAAATAAAGCTGAAAAAGAGTCCAGTTTGACGACTTGCGGTTAAGACTTCTAAGGCATTTTTCAGGGTAATTTGATCTTCCCGTTGAACGCTACGACAACGCATAGTAAAACGAGAATAACGGGACTCTACTCCCCAAGTTGCCAAAAAACACATTGCCAAAACAATCCCAGGCATAATGATAAAAACAGGGTTAACCGTTGCTTGTAATGTGGCAATATTGACGATTTTTGTGGTTGCCGTTGGATCATAGGAAAGGATCGCTTCCCCGCAAATTTCTGGAGTATTCAGTAATTTTGAACTAACAATAGCCCCTATCACAATACCCACCATCAACATTGACCAAACTATTCCCACCACCTGCGATCGGTTATCGTCATCAGAAACATCCACCAATAAGGCCGCAAAAGGGGTAGAACTAATACTCAGGGCCAACCCATAACCAGCAAAAACGAACCCCAAAAAGGCGGCCCAACCATAGGACATCAAACTCCACCCCGTTGTCTGAATACTGGTTCCCAGTTGCCAAACTACTTGTAACGCGATGAATGAGAGTACGGTGAATAAGACTGTTCCAATCCACACATAACCTGTACGATGATGGCCCTTGATGGGTTTACTATCGGACATTTGCCCAAACCAAACCCGCGCGGGACTGACAAATTGATACATGGCGATCGCTGTTGCTGCGATCCAAGGCAGTACAGTCAACTCATCAATCATAATCCGGTTGAGGACTCCCAAGGTCAAAAGAGACATGATCCCCAGTCCCATTTGGAATAATCCTAACCGAAACATGGTTAATAGTTTCAGTTTGGGTAAAGGTTTTTGGCTATGGGGTTGAGGGGTTGGTGAAAGGTCTTCTCTGGTCATTTTTAGGTGGTTATTTGGTCTTTTTTATTTTAAATAGTTTTTTCTCTTTAGGCAATTATAGAATTAATTAGATGTAAAATTTTCATGATACTCATCCGATTGGGTGAACTACAAAGGGGAAGATAATATATAATGACCCATCTTATAATTAGGGTCATAGCAACTTTCTCCTTGTCGAATTTTCTGTGATCTTAAGCAAAATTTAATTTGCTAATTTCAAGATTTGATGACAATGAGACTTGTCTATGATTACCCTCAAGTTTATACAATTCATTAGGCAACTTTTTCCCATGAAAAACCTCATCCTTGGTAGTTTATCAGTGGCTCTTTTGTCTAGTATTGTCGCCCCTGCTATGGCATCGGAAGAAGTCGCAGCAGTTAACCTGAATGGCAGTAGAAATGTTGCATCAGAATTGTCTCCCGTTAACCTAGTTCAATTAGCTTATCAGGGCTATTTTTCTGATTTAGGTATTCCCAGTCATGGTGGGTTTAAAAGTGCCTTGACAGCGAAAAAAATTGATGCAGAAACCTTAGTTAGATGTGCGATCGCTAAAGGTAGATTATCGAGTAATGCTCTGCAAAATCAATATTATTTAGACATTTTGAATATAGAATTAGAAGGCCAATTATTTAACTAACTAAGTTTCCAACCTTAATGGGCAGGAGGAAAGTTTAAAACAAATTTCCTCCTGTTTTTTTTGCTTCTTTTCCCTTAAAATATATTAAAACTGAAAATTTTTGATAAAGCTGACGCTAAAATTCCAGTTCCTGTATCTGCTGAGGACTTCCAATTAACGGTAGAAAAACTTTTTAAGTGGTTATCTAAATAATAACAAAATTGTTTGAAAAACCCCCACCATAAAGCCTAAAACGCCTCCTAGATTAACAATTGCTTGTAATTCACTTTTAACAATTCCTTGAACTGCGGCTTCTAAATTTTGAGGAGAAGTTGCATTAACTCGGTCAATAATCACTTGATCAATGGATAAAATGGGAATTGCTTGAGCCACAATTTTTTCTAAATCTTCCTCTAAATACTTGTCTAAAATTAAAGCTAATTCCTTGCTAATTGTTTCTAGAGAAGTCGTTAAAGCGGCTGAATTTTGCAGACGATTAATAATGAGAATCGATAGCTGATTCCAGTCAACAGTTTGACCAAAATCTTGAATAAATTGAGATCCACTTTCTTGAACATAAGTCTGAACAGTTTCACGGGTTGTTTTGCGTAATTGTCTAACGGTAGAAACAGGTAAATTTTGTAAGGAAATACTTTGTAACCACTCCCGTAAACGACTCCGCACTTCTAAAGATAATAATAATTCTTTGAGTCTTGTATTCGCTGTTTCCTGTTCTTCTAGACAAAAACTACGTAACCGTAATAAAGTATTACGAACCCCAAATAAATTGGCCACCACCCAATAAGTGCCACTGGTTTTTTCTCGAACTCCCTCATCAATGACTTGAATATTTCTTTCCGTGAGAAAATCTACTAAAGCTTGACGTAAAATATCAGGAGGTAAAACCCCTTCGAGTAACCAGTCGGCAAACTGTCTGGCCTGGGTATCAGTCAGACGAAAATCTAAGATGATTTGGTCAAAAATTTGATTAATTTGGTGTTCTAAAAAATCAGTGCGACGGGCCAAAGCTTTCAAAAGTCTGGGTAAAGATTCAGTAAATAAATCTCGAAGAATCTCTGATAAAATTTTAGCTGTTTTTTGTTCCTTATCCGTTTTAACTTGTTTAATAGCCAGGTTTAATAACCATAAAATTGCCGTTTGTACCCGTTCCGTTTTTAATAACCGTTGGGCTAACTTTTGTAATTCTTCTGGGGTTAATAATGACCCCATAATGGTATCAGAAACTTTTTTGGCCAGTCTCTCTTGATTACGGGGAATTAATCCAGGGGTAAAGGGTAAACGACGTTTACCAACATAAATCGCCTGATAAGGACGAAATAACATATTAATAGCAATATCATTGGTAAAATAACCAATAATTGCTCCGGCGATCGGCGGTACAATAATGGTGGAAATTAGAGATAAATCTAGGGAAGAAAAATCTGAAAAAGTCATAATCAAGTCAGACGTTAACAAATACGATCAAAGGCGATCGCTTATCATAAGACAAATGGGCATGATTCCATTATGACTAATCTTTAGTCCCTACTAACACCCCCATCATTCCCCCAGCAATGAGATAATGAACAGCATGACTAAATCCTGCCTCATAAGCTAATTTTACTTGTTCGGTTCCCAGGGGAAATCTTTCCAAACTGGGCATAATATAAGCATATTCATCCGTTAACCCGAAACCTTTAGCCGTGGGAACTACAAAGTTATCGAGATACCATTGTTGAAGGGTACGCATCCAGGGTTGAGTCGGACGATGAAAGTCTAGGATAGCAACTTTTGCAGTGGGTTTGAGGACACGATGTAATTCTTGCAGACAGCGCGGAATATCCACAACGTTACGCAGTCCATAACCCATGGTGGCACAGTCAAAGGTGTTATCCTCAAAAGGTAAGGTCAGGGCATCTCCTTCGACCCATTTTAGGGCAAGGGAGGGATAATTATTCTGGGCCCGTAGATCTGCGATCGCCAATTGTTCTGGAGAGAAATCTAACCCCACCACCCGGCCAGTTTTTCCGACTTTACGGGCTAATAATTGAGCTAAATCACCGCTACCACAGCAAACATCTAACCCTACATCTCCTGGTTGGGGTTCGCACCATTTAACGGTCATTTGTTTCCAAATTCGATGTTGTCCCAGACTTAACCTTTGATTGAGTTGATCGTAAACTGGGGCAATGCGATCAAAAATACCTTGAATTTCTGTAGCAGAATGCCAAGAATTGTCTGTCATCAAACCAAGAACCTAAGTAACGGGGTTTTCTTTCTTATTATCTAATGTTACGGTAAGTAATCGAACATAAATTTCAGTATTAATTATTTGGTTTGAACTTCAGTTAATTTTCCTGTATTTCCTTCAATCGAAGCTGCATAATTAAAATCACGGAAGACAAAAAGCCCATCTGAATCTGATTGTTGCTCTGATATGATAACCTCTGGGGGTTCTCCTGAGTATCAAATCAATAAACAATAAAAAAATGTTTAAACAAATAAAAAATTTTATTATTATTGTTGTTTGTAGTTTAACGTTAGCTTTGACCTGGACACCAAGCACTGTCGGACAAATTCCGATATTTACCACACCCACTGATAACCAAACCACGTCAACAACACCCTGGGACCTTAATCAAGCTTATGCTTGTGGGAGATTTTGGTGTAGTGATGTTTATATCTATGATGACTCTCGAAGAATTCAAACAACTTTATTGACTCCTGAACTAACCTTAGCAGCCCTTAAAGAACTTAATCAATCTAATATTGAGGTAACTCAAGCATTAGAACAACGGGCAAAGTTAGTTCAGCAAGTGTTTGATAAAATTTTTCAAAATATTATTACAAATCAAACTAATTTTGAGGTTCCTCATATCGCAGATTGGCAATTTTGGTTGCCCACATCCGTCAAAGAATTGTGGTATCCTGCTACTCTTAAACCCTCCCATCCTTGGACACCGAACATTGAAATTGGTTTTAAAAATCAACAAACAGTTATCTATATTACTTCTCAATTTGATTTAGGAATCGCTTCACAATCCATTGTCACTGTTACTGATATGGATGCAAAAGCCAATGGCACAACTGTGGAACAATTAGCTAAAAAATGGCAAGATACGATTAAAATATCGTTCAGTAATGCCCTTTGGGGATATGAATTTGATCGACAATATCCGAAGTCGAGATGGTTTATTTCAGGGGTAATTATAGGGATAACTCTAATCTTAATTTGGTTGATTGAATTGATTCGTAATTTTTTGAGAAAATGGAATAATAATCTTATACAAAAACTACGAAAATTAACAGAATTTTTGACAATTGATGCCGAGGCTACTGCCCATCAGAAGAATGATAATAATAAATCAGAATCTTTAGGAAATAAACAAGCTGAGAAAAATGAATTTTCAAATAAAAGTGAAAAGTTTCCTCCAAAAATAACAAGATTTTTGAATTTTATCAAGAAAATTTTTCGTAAAAATACGTGGATATATAATCAGTTGTCTCGCTCAAAACAAAAGATTTTTTTACGGCGACAAACTTTGCTTAAACAGAAAATAAACTTATCTCAACTTTTTATAAGAATAGACTTCATTCTAGAATTAATAGTTTTAATTTTGGGAATAACTATTATTACGTTAATTTTTCGTCAAACTCGTTTTTTTTCAGTTTATTTATTAAAAGAAAGTCTAAATTTGCTAATTATTTGGATAGGATTAATTTTTATTGATAAATTAGGAGATTTTGTCATTGATTATTATCTTAACCGTTGGGCAAGTGAAGCACAGGTAACAAACCCTAATTCTAATCGTTATACCTTGAGAGTAAATACTTATTCAATTACCCTCAAGCAAGCAACAACCTTTATCACAATTGTCCTAGGAATCTATATAAGTCTCTGGATAATTGGACTTGATCTTTCAATTTTAGCAGGAGCAGGAATTTTTGCCGTTGCTATCGCTTTTCTTTCCCGTAATTTACTCGAAGATATGCTTAATGGTATCCTAATTTTATGTACTGATCGCTATGCGATTGGGGATGTAATTGATATCGGTGGCGGTATGTCAGGTTTAGTGGAAGATATTAATTTATTTGTCACTTCTTTACGTAATCTAGATGGACAAGTAATTGCCATTCCCAATAGTAAAATTACCACAGTGATTAATAATACCAAAGATTGGTCAAGGGTTAATTTTACGATTAAGATTGCTTGGAATGAAGATGTTAAAAAAGCAATAAATATTATGATTAAAGTAGCTAATCAAATGCAAAAAGAACCAGAATGGGGCAAAAAATTTCTCGAAGCGATAGAAGTTTTAGGGGTTGATGAAATATCCCATGAAGGTATTCTTATTCATCTTTTAATTAAAACCCAACCGAGTGAACATTGGGGAATTGGTCGAGAATTTCGTCTAAGAGTTAAACAAGCATTAGATGAAGCTGGCATTTCTTTGGGTATTCCTCACCATAAAATTTCAGTCAGTGATTCTTCTACTAATAATGATAAATTATTAGCTTATTTTCTTTCTAAACAAGATAGTTAGAAGTCAAACAAACTTAACATATCTCAAGATCATCTTTTTTTAGTAACATAGTTGGAGATAAATATGTTAGAAAGCTCATTATTAGGAATACTTTTTGCGAGTTCAAATTTGGCCAGCATTACCCATCAAGAATTTAATCAGGATCAAACAATTAAAGTGAATTTGTCCCCAGGCAATAATGAGATTTCAAAAAAGTCTAGACTTTCTCAAAGTTTAGAAATGATTGATCAGATGGATGACTCACACCTAAAAATCATACTGTTAAATAATCTCGCTTTATCTTATGCTAATTTAGGTAAGCTTGAACAAGCGATCGCTCTCTTAAAAAACTCTTTATCAATTGCTGAAAATTTTGAGGATATTACTCTAAAAATAACTACCCTAAACAATATTGCTAGTCATTATGATAAGATTGGGCAAAAAAAGCAAGCAATTAATATTTTAAATAATACAATTAGTCTAATAAATACCCTTGAAGATCAATCTGTTAAAGGAAAATTATTATTAACTATTTCGTTTGAATATGAAAAAATTGGGCAAGGAAAAAAGGCGGAAATTCTCTTTGCGAAAAGTCAAACCATAATCACAGAAGCATCTCAACCTTTACCAGAATTTCCTTTTACAGAAACCCCAAGCAGTCTGAAATTAGGATTTGCCGGAGCAGTTAATTCTTTCCGGGATACCACAGGTTTTTTAGGGGTTAATCTTAATTTTTCAAAACAATGGTCAGAAAAAGATATTCTCGTTGATGGTAATATTTCTTTTAATTATGATAGTAGTCGTACGGTTAATAATTATCGACCAGGGAGTTTTATAACCTCAGTTTACCGTCATCATTTTGACAGTGATTGGAATTTTTTTGTTAATTTTTTTAATACGGTTAACGAAGATTTATTCTCATCTAGAAACGATGATGAAGACTTAACCATTATTAGTAATATTTGGTTAGGATCGGGTTTAAATTTATGGCGAGGAGAGTCTAACAGAGAGTTTTTAGATTTTCAAATGGGACTGGGGCCGCGTTATGAATATGATTATATTAATTTTGAAAAAAGACGGGATGAAATCAATCCAACCCTTGCGATTATCCTCTTAGGGCGGGGTTTTTCGTTTGAACAGGCTAATATTAATCAAACCCTTGCAATTATCCCAGATTTAGGTGATTGGGATAACTATATTATTAGTTCTAATACTGAGCTTTCTTTTCCCTTGACTGAAAGATGGTCATTTACCAATCGTTTATTTTTGCGCTATCGTAATCAGCAAATATACGAAGAAAACCCTAAATTGCATTTCTTTTTTTCCACAGGCTTAGAATATAAATTTTAATAAGATATTTTTCTGGTTATGGTTATCAGCCAAGACGCATTTAGAATGCGTCTTAGCAAGTCAGAAGTTATGGGTTTTCCCTTTCAAGATTGAGTATTTGGGGAAGTCTTATCGTTCTGAGAAACCATTTTGAGGAATGCTTGAAGCTTCATCCGCTCGATATAGGGCCATCCTCCACTTTCATCAATTTCTTTAAGAAACTCATATAAAGCATTGCGAGTATTGGGTAAAGACGGCTCAAATAGATTAGAGCGGATTTCTCGGTGTAACGTTTC includes:
- a CDS encoding glucosamine-6-phosphate deaminase; protein product: MISHQLLMVDSLNTQIYETEEELSIGAAKIGQEYLENILDHKSEATILLATGNSQLKFLDKLIASQKIDWSRINLFHLDEYLGIDGKDAASFRFYLHERVEKRINPKVFHYLIGDTLEPLDECERYTKLLKKHPIDLCCLGVGVNGHLAFNEPQVANFNDPHWVKLVRLDQQTRWVQAHQGHFKDFENVPKYAFTVTIPTILSAKKIICLATGESKAEIIKEILQGGISKHCPASVLRQHSDATLFLDKESAQLL
- a CDS encoding BCD family MFS transporter, with amino-acid sequence MTREDLSPTPQPHSQKPLPKLKLLTMFRLGLFQMGLGIMSLLTLGVLNRIMIDELTVLPWIAATAIAMYQFVSPARVWFGQMSDSKPIKGHHRTGYVWIGTVLFTVLSFIALQVVWQLGTSIQTTGWSLMSYGWAAFLGFVFAGYGLALSISSTPFAALLVDVSDDDNRSQVVGIVWSMLMVGIVIGAIVSSKLLNTPEICGEAILSYDPTATTKIVNIATLQATVNPVFIIMPGIVLAMCFLATWGVESRYSRFTMRCRSVQREDQITLKNALEVLTASRQTGLFFSFILVLTLSLFMQDAVMEPYGGEVFGMCIAETTQLNAFFGTGTLFGIASTGFLVIPRLGKQRTTKIGCLLASACFSLIILAGVMESPSLLKSGLLFFGLASGMITAGATSLMLDLTVAETAGTFIGAWGLAQSMARGLSTVLGGAVLNVGKEIFSIPVLSYGLVFVIQAIGLLVAIWLLGRVDVKEFRDNAKMAITTVMEGDLD
- a CDS encoding DUF445 domain-containing protein, whose amino-acid sequence is MTFSDFSSLDLSLISTIIVPPIAGAIIGYFTNDIAINMLFRPYQAIYVGKRRLPFTPGLIPRNQERLAKKVSDTIMGSLLTPEELQKLAQRLLKTERVQTAILWLLNLAIKQVKTDKEQKTAKILSEILRDLFTESLPRLLKALARRTDFLEHQINQIFDQIILDFRLTDTQARQFADWLLEGVLPPDILRQALVDFLTERNIQVIDEGVREKTSGTYWVVANLFGVRNTLLRLRSFCLEEQETANTRLKELLLSLEVRSRLREWLQSISLQNLPVSTVRQLRKTTRETVQTYVQESGSQFIQDFGQTVDWNQLSILIINRLQNSAALTTSLETISKELALILDKYLEEDLEKIVAQAIPILSIDQVIIDRVNATSPQNLEAAVQGIVKSELQAIVNLGGVLGFMVGVFQTILLLFR
- the ubiE gene encoding bifunctional demethylmenaquinone methyltransferase/2-methoxy-6-polyprenyl-1,4-benzoquinol methylase UbiE — its product is MTDNSWHSATEIQGIFDRIAPVYDQLNQRLSLGQHRIWKQMTVKWCEPQPGDVGLDVCCGSGDLAQLLARKVGKTGRVVGLDFSPEQLAIADLRAQNNYPSLALKWVEGDALTLPFEDNTFDCATMGYGLRNVVDIPRCLQELHRVLKPTAKVAILDFHRPTQPWMRTLQQWYLDNFVVPTAKGFGLTDEYAYIMPSLERFPLGTEQVKLAYEAGFSHAVHYLIAGGMMGVLVGTKD
- a CDS encoding mechanosensitive ion channel family protein: MFKQIKNFIIIVVCSLTLALTWTPSTVGQIPIFTTPTDNQTTSTTPWDLNQAYACGRFWCSDVYIYDDSRRIQTTLLTPELTLAALKELNQSNIEVTQALEQRAKLVQQVFDKIFQNIITNQTNFEVPHIADWQFWLPTSVKELWYPATLKPSHPWTPNIEIGFKNQQTVIYITSQFDLGIASQSIVTVTDMDAKANGTTVEQLAKKWQDTIKISFSNALWGYEFDRQYPKSRWFISGVIIGITLILIWLIELIRNFLRKWNNNLIQKLRKLTEFLTIDAEATAHQKNDNNKSESLGNKQAEKNEFSNKSEKFPPKITRFLNFIKKIFRKNTWIYNQLSRSKQKIFLRRQTLLKQKINLSQLFIRIDFILELIVLILGITIITLIFRQTRFFSVYLLKESLNLLIIWIGLIFIDKLGDFVIDYYLNRWASEAQVTNPNSNRYTLRVNTYSITLKQATTFITIVLGIYISLWIIGLDLSILAGAGIFAVAIAFLSRNLLEDMLNGILILCTDRYAIGDVIDIGGGMSGLVEDINLFVTSLRNLDGQVIAIPNSKITTVINNTKDWSRVNFTIKIAWNEDVKKAINIMIKVANQMQKEPEWGKKFLEAIEVLGVDEISHEGILIHLLIKTQPSEHWGIGREFRLRVKQALDEAGISLGIPHHKISVSDSSTNNDKLLAYFLSKQDS
- a CDS encoding tetratricopeptide repeat protein — translated: MLESSLLGILFASSNLASITHQEFNQDQTIKVNLSPGNNEISKKSRLSQSLEMIDQMDDSHLKIILLNNLALSYANLGKLEQAIALLKNSLSIAENFEDITLKITTLNNIASHYDKIGQKKQAINILNNTISLINTLEDQSVKGKLLLTISFEYEKIGQGKKAEILFAKSQTIITEASQPLPEFPFTETPSSLKLGFAGAVNSFRDTTGFLGVNLNFSKQWSEKDILVDGNISFNYDSSRTVNNYRPGSFITSVYRHHFDSDWNFFVNFFNTVNEDLFSSRNDDEDLTIISNIWLGSGLNLWRGESNREFLDFQMGLGPRYEYDYINFEKRRDEINPTLAIILLGRGFSFEQANINQTLAIIPDLGDWDNYIISSNTELSFPLTERWSFTNRLFLRYRNQQIYEENPKLHFFFSTGLEYKF